A single Methanospirillum lacunae DNA region contains:
- a CDS encoding PAS domain S-box protein, producing MKKHPSKIPMIEDKQLRSFYDTFPIGLYRTSPEGCILDCNSALLQLLGYPDRDTLMAVPLNSLYYHPETRTKWMQMINHDGIVRNFETQLIKYDGTRIWVKNTGKVFFDENGVVSYYEGSIEDISERKQMEDDLKRSNEELHAKTKELLLKDEEARRNYQELLKKEQELISIMERNSTILDAIPDIMFIISDEGVFLDSHIPKLSSSSDLKDFVGKNIQTIGLSREMIDIFEQKITQTLKNKDLCQFEYEHILSGHRKYYEARLKILNEHQVLVIDRDITDRKEQDLKIKDAISQINTNMETLSTLNDQIRNPLTIISTLTDDIEKPIADQINQQVDAIDHIIDLLDQRLIRSEKIRNFLLKHYLIPIKQLTEVANRVSMGDLDVEVEKISFEEIDELTDSFKRMINAFKIMEAINSQLQGDEEKSEKNLNYLMEEYVIPIQKLTDVAKQVSMGDLSAEINVETRNSEIGELVESFKRLINAFKIMNAMNQEVNKD from the coding sequence ATGAAGAAACATCCATCTAAAATTCCCATGATAGAAGATAAGCAACTCAGATCTTTTTATGATACATTCCCAATTGGCCTGTATAGGACTTCCCCGGAAGGTTGTATTCTGGACTGTAATTCTGCTTTATTACAACTACTTGGGTATCCTGATCGGGATACCCTGATGGCAGTTCCCCTGAATTCATTATATTATCATCCAGAAACACGGACAAAATGGATGCAGATGATAAACCATGATGGGATTGTACGTAACTTTGAAACACAACTTATAAAATATGATGGAACTCGCATCTGGGTAAAAAATACCGGAAAAGTATTTTTTGATGAAAACGGGGTAGTCAGTTATTACGAAGGGAGTATTGAAGATATATCTGAGCGGAAACAGATGGAGGATGACCTGAAACGCTCGAATGAAGAACTTCACGCAAAAACCAAAGAATTACTATTAAAAGATGAAGAAGCACGGAGAAATTATCAGGAATTACTTAAAAAAGAACAGGAACTTATCTCGATCATGGAACGGAATAGCACAATTCTTGATGCTATACCAGATATCATGTTTATTATTTCAGATGAAGGTGTATTCCTTGATTCCCATATTCCAAAATTGTCATCATCATCAGACTTGAAAGACTTTGTCGGTAAAAATATACAGACAATTGGCCTTTCAAGAGAAATGATTGATATTTTTGAGCAGAAGATTACCCAGACTCTCAAGAATAAGGATTTATGTCAGTTTGAATATGAGCATATTTTGTCAGGCCATAGAAAATACTATGAAGCACGTCTCAAGATCCTAAATGAACACCAGGTACTCGTTATCGACCGGGATATTACTGATAGAAAGGAACAGGATTTAAAAATCAAGGATGCTATTTCCCAAATCAATACAAATATGGAAACTCTTTCTACTTTGAATGATCAGATTCGAAATCCTCTTACCATAATCAGTACACTCACAGATGACATAGAGAAACCTATTGCGGATCAGATCAATCAACAGGTGGATGCTATTGATCATATTATCGACCTTTTGGATCAGAGATTGATCCGATCAGAAAAAATCCGGAATTTTCTGTTGAAACATTATTTGATTCCAATTAAACAGTTAACCGAGGTAGCAAACCGGGTAAGTATGGGAGATCTTGATGTAGAGGTAGAAAAGATCTCTTTTGAAGAAATTGATGAATTGACTGATTCATTCAAACGGATGATTAATGCATTTAAAATTATGGAGGCAATTAATTCTCAATTACAAGGGGATGAGGAAAAATCAGAGAAGAATCTGAATTATTTAATGGAAGAGTATGTAATACCAATTCAAAAACTTACAGATGTTGCCAAGCAGGTTAGTATGGGTGATCTAAGTGCCGAGATTAATGTCGAAACCAGGAATAGTGAGATTGGGGAATTGGTCGAATCTTTCAAACGTTTAATTAATGCATTTAAGATCATGAATGCTATGAATCAGGAGGTTAATAAGGATTAA
- a CDS encoding HAMP domain-containing protein codes for MNAANNAQNMGDVAINDSSKALMDLGEKLITQKAIDTAAQAAIYIKANPTKTLSDLQNDTEFQKIAVQKLGDRGYVCTVEYDNISSIIRFHPNPNLINFDTAPFKVKYPSFWKVVEPTINGTPHGGYYDWPDPDGVTRSKFMYIQPIGVPTADGVMLQSSATTYMEEFTVPSTQLKQKLNSSIQHTVNDIKIATESMSSSNTILLITIITMIIVIVIVCVMAMSISRPIKKLTVIADKISMGDLQTKIDVHTNDEIDDLAESFRRMINAFKIMVSMQEDKEEEEK; via the coding sequence ATGAATGCTGCGAATAATGCCCAAAATATGGGCGATGTTGCAATTAATGATAGTTCGAAAGCTTTGATGGATCTTGGTGAAAAACTGATTACTCAAAAAGCCATAGATACAGCTGCCCAGGCAGCAATATATATCAAAGCAAATCCGACTAAAACATTGAGTGATCTTCAAAACGATACAGAATTTCAAAAAATAGCGGTCCAGAAATTAGGAGACAGAGGATACGTTTGCACTGTCGAATATGACAATATATCTTCCATTATTCGATTCCATCCAAACCCGAATTTAATAAATTTTGATACCGCTCCATTTAAAGTGAAATATCCGTCTTTTTGGAAAGTAGTTGAACCAACAATAAATGGAACACCTCATGGGGGATATTATGACTGGCCTGATCCAGATGGTGTAACAAGATCTAAATTCATGTACATACAACCCATTGGAGTTCCCACTGCTGATGGAGTGATGTTACAATCTTCCGCAACGACGTATATGGAAGAATTTACTGTCCCATCCACACAACTCAAACAAAAACTCAATTCTTCCATTCAGCACACGGTAAATGATATAAAAATTGCAACAGAAAGCATGAGTTCCAGCAATACTATTCTGTTGATTACAATTATCACCATGATCATTGTCATTGTCATTGTATGTGTAATGGCCATGAGCATTTCAAGACCAATTAAAAAGCTGACAGTGATTGCTGACAAAATAAGCATGGGTGATCTTCAAACAAAAATTGATGTTCACACCAATGATGAGATAGATGATCTGGCGGAATCCTTCAGGCGGATGATTAATGCTTTCAAGATTATGGTCTCTATGCAGGAAGATAAGGAGGAGGAAGAAAAATGA
- a CDS encoding 4Fe-4S dicluster domain-containing protein yields the protein MDFEKPMDEYLKGYVDKYDKWRKTGSFTTSSRVYPVCESFKPEQWVMPSDQVLTILKESRSFALIDCLCRIHYNRCDKPRDVCLLIDDLADKMVSLGKAKYLTLYEASERLKEVDKHGLIHMALFMPGHKIYALCSCCACCCHDLQLVINYNRTDLIARSDYVAETDSGLCTSCGDCIVRCVFNARKITDNTLLYQSDRCLGCGLCVSVCPTQATVMRKRI from the coding sequence ATGGATTTCGAAAAACCTATGGATGAATACCTGAAAGGGTATGTAGACAAATATGACAAATGGAGAAAAACCGGAAGTTTTACTACCTCCTCCCGGGTCTATCCTGTTTGTGAATCATTTAAACCTGAACAATGGGTGATGCCATCAGATCAGGTTCTTACTATACTCAAGGAATCCCGTTCATTTGCATTAATTGACTGTCTCTGCCGAATTCATTATAACCGGTGCGACAAACCCAGGGATGTCTGTCTGCTCATAGATGATCTGGCAGATAAAATGGTATCTTTAGGAAAAGCAAAATATCTCACTTTATATGAAGCATCAGAGCGATTAAAAGAGGTAGACAAACATGGCCTTATTCATATGGCACTGTTTATGCCAGGTCATAAGATCTATGCACTCTGTAGTTGTTGTGCCTGCTGTTGTCACGATCTTCAACTTGTGATCAACTATAACCGTACAGATCTGATAGCCAGATCTGACTATGTGGCTGAAACAGATTCCGGTCTATGTACTTCATGCGGTGATTGTATCGTAAGATGCGTATTTAATGCAAGGAAAATAACTGATAATACCCTTCTGTATCAATCAGACCGGTGTCTTGGCTGTGGACTTTGCGTTTCTGTCTGCCCTACACAGGCAACAGTAATGAGAAAGAGAATTTGA
- a CDS encoding methyltransferase family protein has protein sequence MADGQSYFLLMLGLSVLAYFGFSTPPIINTPVTYLGLLFVIAGLFLCCWTRSVLIKNHTTLSPFEIPGALVTSGPFRFSRNPVYLGMAAILLGTAILMGTGISFIFPLLFIVIMEVRFIPLEEKTLERVFGEEFIHYKRTVRKWI, from the coding sequence ATGGCAGATGGTCAATCATATTTTCTTTTAATGCTCGGTTTGTCAGTTCTAGCATATTTTGGATTTAGCACTCCTCCAATAATTAATACACCGGTCACATATCTCGGCCTGTTATTTGTCATTGCCGGATTATTCCTCTGTTGCTGGACCCGATCGGTCCTTATAAAAAACCACACAACACTATCGCCATTTGAAATACCCGGGGCACTTGTGACATCCGGACCATTTAGATTCAGCCGTAACCCGGTATATCTTGGAATGGCAGCAATATTACTTGGAACTGCTATTCTTATGGGAACCGGCATTTCGTTTATATTTCCTCTATTATTTATTGTAATTATGGAGGTCAGATTTATTCCCCTTGAGGAAAAAACTCTGGAGAGAGTTTTTGGAGAGGAATTCATACACTATAAGCGTACAGTAAGAAAGTGGATATGA
- a CDS encoding HAMP domain-containing methyl-accepting chemotaxis protein gives MQTLDDIKIGPKLIGSFLAVVLIMIIVGIVGFSGVSTTNGYLNQMYSQQLIPTDILERTQSDLWHIRGNPTGYLAIISTRDTNRQEGTDLMKVIDDDLSSYEPYLATENEHAIYDEGKKSWVKYKAALVNFYNLVDSGKTDEALAELTTGDLVNERKAFSSALDKLITLNINDAKELSQEGANTVSSSIILLIVSIIIGAIAAFSLGLIISKSITGPLAQGVLMMKEMSTGHLGNRLKMTRKDEIGELTTAMDSFSDQLQFVIIGGMKQIAAGDISLSITAQDEKDEIAPAFNQLIGAINDIIGEVGILISEAEEGRLKKRGETTRFTGAYQNIIIGINNMLDAITTPLNEALRVADLYSHAKFSARFNEEIVVKGDLIALKEGLNTIGLELSTAIKNISEQVSALSASSEEAAASVEEITSGSASVAQSSGIVSANADKSVNAVNQVLGAMEELNRSVASVASKVDSVNRLTQEANGISTKGVKQAAIAEGGITSINGAVNDVGVIINEIRDQMNEINKIVVIISDIADQTNLLALNAAIEAARAGDAGMGFAVVADEVKTLAQESQGSAENISKIITSLQQQSQRAASAMDLATTEVSKGSSAITETIQLFHHMAEQVEEISMHMTEVASLSEEESAAVEEITSSVSEVKDMATGTAEEAVSTAAATEETASALNQVSEIISNLSVIATRIDESVTRLNG, from the coding sequence ATGCAAACGTTAGATGATATAAAAATCGGACCCAAACTTATTGGTTCTTTCCTCGCTGTGGTTCTCATAATGATTATCGTTGGAATAGTCGGATTTTCCGGGGTGTCAACCACAAACGGGTACCTCAACCAGATGTATAGTCAACAATTGATCCCGACAGATATACTTGAAAGAACCCAGTCTGATCTCTGGCATATCAGAGGAAATCCCACAGGGTATCTGGCGATAATCTCAACGCGGGATACCAACAGACAAGAGGGCACCGATCTCATGAAAGTCATAGATGATGATTTGTCATCGTATGAGCCATATCTGGCAACGGAAAATGAACATGCCATATATGATGAAGGCAAGAAATCATGGGTAAAATACAAAGCTGCCCTTGTCAATTTTTATAATCTCGTTGATTCGGGAAAGACAGATGAAGCTCTAGCAGAACTGACAACCGGAGACCTGGTTAACGAGAGAAAAGCCTTTTCCAGTGCACTCGATAAACTGATTACACTCAATATCAATGATGCCAAGGAATTATCTCAAGAGGGTGCAAATACAGTATCATCGAGTATTATCCTCCTTATTGTATCAATTATTATAGGTGCCATTGCAGCATTCTCTCTCGGGTTGATCATAAGTAAAAGTATCACCGGGCCTCTGGCACAAGGTGTTCTCATGATGAAAGAGATGAGCACCGGTCATCTTGGCAACAGACTGAAGATGACACGAAAAGACGAAATCGGTGAACTTACTACTGCCATGGACAGTTTTTCAGATCAACTCCAGTTTGTCATAATTGGAGGAATGAAACAGATAGCAGCGGGAGATATCTCACTTTCAATTACAGCACAGGATGAAAAGGATGAAATTGCACCAGCCTTCAACCAGTTAATTGGTGCGATTAACGATATTATTGGTGAAGTTGGGATACTCATCTCTGAAGCAGAAGAGGGACGCCTTAAAAAACGCGGTGAAACAACCAGGTTTACAGGAGCCTATCAGAATATCATTATCGGTATTAACAATATGCTTGATGCCATTACAACTCCGCTCAATGAAGCGCTCAGAGTCGCTGATCTCTACTCACATGCCAAATTTTCAGCACGGTTTAATGAGGAGATCGTTGTAAAAGGAGACTTAATTGCACTTAAAGAAGGTCTCAACACCATTGGACTTGAACTCTCTACTGCAATAAAAAATATATCTGAACAGGTTAGTGCTCTTTCAGCATCTTCAGAAGAAGCGGCAGCAAGTGTGGAAGAAATTACATCGGGCTCTGCCTCTGTTGCACAGAGCTCAGGAATTGTAAGTGCAAATGCAGATAAAAGTGTCAATGCTGTAAACCAGGTCCTTGGTGCAATGGAAGAACTCAACAGGTCTGTTGCATCTGTTGCCTCAAAAGTCGATTCAGTAAACAGATTAACACAGGAAGCAAACGGAATTTCTACTAAAGGAGTGAAACAGGCAGCAATAGCTGAAGGTGGAATTACATCAATTAATGGGGCTGTGAATGATGTTGGTGTAATCATCAATGAAATCAGAGACCAGATGAATGAGATCAACAAAATTGTTGTAATTATTAGCGATATAGCAGATCAGACAAACCTTCTGGCTCTTAATGCAGCTATCGAAGCAGCCCGAGCCGGTGATGCAGGAATGGGTTTTGCTGTTGTGGCCGACGAAGTTAAGACTCTTGCACAGGAATCACAGGGATCTGCTGAAAATATCTCAAAGATCATTACTTCTCTTCAGCAACAGTCTCAACGGGCAGCAAGTGCAATGGATCTCGCAACTACAGAAGTTTCTAAGGGATCATCTGCAATAACAGAAACTATCCAGTTATTCCATCACATGGCAGAGCAGGTTGAAGAGATCTCAATGCATATGACAGAAGTCGCCAGTCTGTCTGAAGAAGAGTCTGCAGCAGTTGAAGAGATAACGTCCAGTGTATCTGAAGTAAAAGATATGGCAACCGGGACAGCAGAAGAAGCAGTGAGCACTGCAGCAGCAACAGAGGAGACTGCTTCTGCTCTCAATCAGGTGTCAGAAATTATCAGTAACCTTTCAGTCATAGCAACCCGGATTGATGAATCAGTTACTCGATTGAACGGTTAA
- a CDS encoding chemotaxis protein CheW, with protein MELSEIESGMSKYTDHNTHSISKKETSKKKDIEYLQFVEFTLGTEFFAINLFNTKEVITPTEITPLPSTPVYIRGVMDLRGTITTIVDLKILLQIPETEKGKKKSRIIILDSNPSEKPVGILVDDVYSVSTHHSSDIERDAEDVSHSNRFILGVIRQNKASGQKLVLWIDIQKIRDSIKSEL; from the coding sequence ATGGAATTATCAGAGATTGAATCAGGCATGAGTAAGTATACTGATCACAACACTCACTCTATTTCAAAAAAAGAAACCTCAAAAAAGAAAGATATAGAGTATCTTCAATTTGTAGAATTTACACTTGGAACTGAGTTTTTCGCAATTAACCTGTTTAATACAAAGGAGGTTATTACACCAACAGAAATTACACCTCTTCCAAGCACCCCGGTATATATCAGGGGAGTGATGGATCTTCGGGGAACGATTACCACGATTGTTGACCTGAAAATATTATTACAGATTCCAGAAACAGAAAAAGGGAAAAAGAAATCACGGATAATTATTTTGGATAGCAACCCGTCAGAAAAACCAGTCGGAATCCTGGTTGATGATGTATATTCTGTAAGTACCCATCATTCATCAGATATTGAACGTGATGCAGAAGATGTATCTCATTCAAACAGATTTATTCTCGGTGTTATCAGACAAAATAAGGCATCAGGGCAGAAACTTGTTCTGTGGATTGATATTCAGAAGATTCGTGATTCGATAAAAAGCGAACTCTGA
- a CDS encoding flavodoxin family protein: MKVLLVNGSPHKKGCTSVALAEIEKTLQEEGIETEQFWLGVKPIAGCIGCLNCAKSGKCFFDDCVNDFLEIAPGADGFIFGSPVHYAAASGAITSFLDRVFYTDAHSGKQSFYLKPAAAIVSARRGGTTAAFDQLNKYFTISEMPVISSCYWNMVHGMNPEDVMADLEGLQVMRVLARNMAFFLKCKDVAIKSGISLPKREQRIFTNFIR, translated from the coding sequence ATGAAAGTTTTATTGGTAAACGGGAGCCCTCACAAAAAGGGATGTACCTCTGTTGCGCTGGCAGAAATTGAAAAGACATTACAGGAAGAAGGAATCGAAACAGAGCAATTCTGGCTTGGTGTAAAACCAATTGCCGGTTGTATTGGATGTCTTAACTGTGCAAAATCGGGAAAATGCTTTTTTGATGACTGTGTAAACGATTTTCTTGAGATCGCTCCAGGAGCAGACGGGTTCATTTTTGGATCACCGGTGCATTATGCAGCAGCATCAGGGGCAATCACATCCTTTCTCGACCGGGTTTTTTATACCGATGCTCACTCGGGCAAGCAGTCTTTTTACTTAAAACCGGCTGCTGCAATTGTTTCAGCAAGAAGGGGAGGAACAACTGCTGCCTTTGATCAACTGAACAAATATTTCACAATCTCTGAAATGCCTGTAATTTCTTCATGTTACTGGAATATGGTTCACGGAATGAATCCTGAAGATGTTATGGCTGATCTTGAGGGTCTTCAGGTTATGCGGGTGCTCGCAAGAAATATGGCTTTCTTCTTGAAGTGTAAAGACGTGGCTATAAAATCCGGGATTTCACTTCCAAAACGAGAACAACGGATTTTTACCAACTTTATCAGATAA
- a CDS encoding methyltransferase family protein produces MPILKDNVLISLAEFIITCIGLGFACFARVHLGKNWSSIPEVKKEHTLIKSGPYQIVRHPIYTGFLVGIIGSALMIGSFLFFYILVVVLIVFIIKIRIEEKLMLTRFPDEYTQYKKDVKALIPYIY; encoded by the coding sequence TTGCCAATTCTCAAGGATAATGTTCTCATATCTCTTGCCGAATTCATAATTACCTGCATTGGTTTGGGATTTGCCTGTTTTGCAAGAGTTCATCTTGGCAAAAACTGGAGTAGTATTCCTGAGGTTAAAAAAGAGCATACTCTCATTAAATCAGGCCCTTATCAGATCGTCAGGCATCCCATCTATACTGGATTTCTTGTTGGAATAATTGGTTCTGCTCTGATGATTGGATCATTTCTCTTTTTCTATATATTAGTCGTAGTTCTGATTGTTTTCATAATAAAAATCAGAATCGAAGAAAAACTTATGCTGACCAGGTTTCCTGATGAATATACCCAATATAAAAAAGATGTAAAAGCCCTGATCCCATATATTTATTAA
- a CDS encoding amidohydrolase — protein sequence MLKQYSGQLILLICIAFLSLTFIPVQADTGPYADIVLLNGSVYTVEQNTDWSDHPLEAIAIKGNTILSVNSSQDIQKFIGPKTRVQDLSGKMVLPGFIDSHIHFGASAELTFGVNLSDCHSISEVQKLLADYNSDHPELDVIRGYGWNYFLFTESGPDKAIIDSVISDKPVILTSFDGHASWVNSKALEIADITAETPDPQGGKIEHDSNGQPTGVLRELAATNLVTIRVTPLSSKQIEDKLNVILPKAASYGITTADDAALTPEMIAAYSHLESQGKLPVRIFGEIVAVPELGQKQMALMELEQDIFNTYSDLNLLHTNINSSQTDSNIPPDSIALENISEYRDTKGLFRLQTGKLFLDGVVEGHTGYLLSPYTDKPDTNGMINWNISEFNQMISLLDRNEFQIDIHSIGDGAVRLSLDAYENAQTENGERDARHKISHIQLINSSDIQRLKSLHIIASLQPNWFYYDDNFKNVSLPYLGEERAEHMYTLKTLLDNDIPVAIGSDWPVGTDYLTYNPLDGIRTAVTRLPLPSNSTYTIPYRPEERISLKQAIESATYTGAYADFMENYTGTLEPGKLADIIVLDRDLFSLPPEDINKAHVIATYLEGKKVFEDPQAFTS from the coding sequence ATGCTGAAACAATATTCAGGTCAGTTAATTCTGCTCATTTGTATTGCATTTCTATCCCTGACATTTATACCGGTACAAGCAGACACCGGGCCATATGCAGATATCGTTCTTCTCAACGGATCAGTCTATACTGTAGAGCAGAATACTGACTGGTCTGACCACCCCCTTGAAGCAATTGCAATAAAAGGCAATACCATACTTTCGGTTAATTCATCCCAGGATATCCAAAAATTTATCGGACCAAAAACACGTGTACAGGATCTCTCTGGCAAAATGGTGCTTCCCGGATTCATTGATTCGCATATTCATTTTGGAGCATCAGCCGAACTTACCTTTGGAGTAAATCTTTCTGACTGTCATTCAATTAGTGAAGTTCAGAAATTACTTGCAGATTATAATTCAGATCATCCGGAATTGGATGTTATTCGAGGTTACGGATGGAATTATTTTCTATTTACTGAATCAGGACCCGATAAAGCCATCATTGATTCAGTCATTTCTGATAAACCGGTAATTCTCACATCATTTGATGGGCATGCTTCATGGGTAAACTCAAAAGCTCTTGAAATAGCTGACATTACAGCAGAAACTCCAGACCCCCAGGGTGGAAAGATAGAGCATGATAGCAACGGCCAGCCAACAGGAGTTCTCAGAGAACTTGCAGCTACAAATCTTGTAACCATTAGAGTAACTCCTCTCTCTTCAAAGCAAATTGAGGACAAACTCAATGTAATCCTGCCAAAGGCTGCATCATATGGAATAACAACTGCAGATGATGCAGCACTGACTCCGGAGATGATAGCAGCATACTCGCATCTTGAGAGCCAGGGAAAACTGCCAGTGCGAATCTTTGGAGAAATTGTTGCTGTTCCTGAACTTGGTCAGAAACAGATGGCTCTGATGGAACTTGAGCAGGATATTTTCAATACCTATTCTGATTTGAATCTCTTGCATACAAACATCAATTCCAGCCAGACAGACTCGAATATACCCCCTGATTCTATTGCTTTGGAAAATATATCCGAATACAGAGATACAAAAGGATTATTCAGACTTCAAACAGGAAAATTATTTCTCGATGGTGTTGTAGAAGGCCATACCGGATATCTCCTCTCCCCATATACTGATAAGCCTGACACAAACGGAATGATAAACTGGAATATCTCAGAGTTCAACCAGATGATTTCGCTCCTGGACAGGAATGAGTTTCAGATAGATATTCATTCTATTGGTGATGGAGCAGTTCGGTTATCTCTTGATGCCTATGAAAATGCACAGACAGAGAACGGAGAGAGGGATGCAAGACATAAAATATCACATATACAACTCATCAATTCCAGTGATATACAGAGGCTCAAATCCCTTCATATAATAGCATCTCTCCAGCCGAACTGGTTTTATTATGATGATAATTTCAAGAATGTTTCCCTCCCGTATCTTGGAGAAGAACGGGCAGAACATATGTATACGCTCAAAACTCTCCTGGACAATGACATCCCGGTTGCAATTGGATCTGACTGGCCGGTGGGAACAGATTATCTGACATATAATCCGCTTGATGGTATACGAACTGCGGTAACCAGACTTCCTCTCCCCTCAAATTCAACATACACAATCCCGTACAGACCTGAAGAGCGGATTAGCCTGAAACAGGCGATTGAATCTGCAACATATACGGGGGCATATGCTGACTTCATGGAAAACTATACAGGTACACTAGAACCGGGAAAACTTGCAGACATTATCGTATTAGACAGAGATCTTTTTTCATTGCCACCAGAAGATATCAACAAAGCTCATGTGATTGCAACATATCTTGAGGGGAAAAAGGTGTTTGAAGACCCACAGGCCTTCACCTCCTGA
- a CDS encoding ABC transporter substrate-binding protein has protein sequence MDFYRPLFIFICLSLLCGFVLAENQTQTIVIGGLLPLTGNGSAHGPSYKAAMEMAADDLNSKYTSLGLPYQVKLNIVDTETNPDIAKKIGTEMIKEGTHFIVGPLTSEEMKALEKTAKDSNTVLIGYGSTTPGISSEDNTIIRLCPDDKIQALGIQALFKKSNYTTIIPVVRDDVYGQNLYDLMSNLSKTGNFTLTDPIMYEAGTNQFDTTVDKIAQTVQSINQKSGVAVLIIGFDEATEILNTASKNKDLSTVSWVGTDGIALSDSPLKNKNVAEFAVKTNFTATIYGEMENEPKFMEFSKRLQTATGIKPTPYAVVIDDAVQLAALTNIMSPGNPDYRSVFIDNANHFYGISGYTSVTDAGDRKFANIDFWTIKDNNGTYGWTKIGRFVNQMAGPVIEMKTKTT, from the coding sequence ATGGATTTCTACCGTCCACTTTTTATTTTCATCTGTTTATCTCTTCTCTGCGGATTTGTATTAGCAGAGAACCAGACACAGACGATAGTCATTGGAGGCCTTCTTCCATTAACCGGGAACGGATCAGCACATGGTCCTTCTTATAAGGCAGCAATGGAAATGGCAGCTGATGACCTGAATTCCAAGTATACTTCACTTGGACTCCCTTATCAGGTAAAACTCAACATTGTAGATACTGAGACAAATCCTGATATCGCAAAGAAAATCGGGACCGAGATGATAAAGGAAGGAACTCATTTCATTGTCGGTCCGTTGACTTCTGAAGAGATGAAGGCTCTTGAGAAAACTGCAAAAGATTCCAACACCGTCCTGATTGGTTATGGAAGTACAACACCGGGAATTTCCAGCGAGGATAACACAATCATCAGACTATGTCCTGACGATAAAATCCAGGCACTCGGAATACAGGCATTGTTTAAGAAAAGTAACTACACTACAATCATTCCGGTTGTAAGAGATGATGTGTATGGACAAAACCTGTATGATCTCATGAGTAATCTTTCAAAAACCGGGAACTTTACTCTGACAGACCCGATCATGTACGAGGCTGGAACAAATCAATTTGACACAACTGTTGATAAAATCGCCCAGACTGTTCAATCAATAAACCAGAAATCCGGGGTAGCAGTTCTGATCATTGGATTTGACGAGGCAACAGAGATTCTTAACACTGCCTCAAAAAACAAGGATCTCAGTACTGTCTCATGGGTGGGCACTGATGGAATTGCTCTGTCAGATTCACCATTGAAAAACAAAAATGTTGCAGAATTTGCAGTTAAGACCAACTTTACAGCAACAATTTATGGAGAAATGGAAAATGAACCAAAGTTTATGGAATTTTCCAAGAGATTGCAGACTGCTACCGGCATAAAACCAACTCCTTATGCAGTTGTTATCGATGATGCCGTGCAGCTTGCAGCACTAACAAATATTATGAGCCCGGGAAATCCGGATTACCGATCTGTTTTTATCGATAATGCCAACCACTTCTATGGAATTTCCGGGTATACATCTGTTACAGATGCAGGGGATAGGAAATTTGCAAACATAGATTTCTGGACTATAAAAGATAATAATGGAACCTATGGATGGACCAAGATCGGGCGGTTTGTAAACCAGATGGCAGGTCCGGTAATAGAGATGAAGACTAAAACCACATAA